A region of Planococcus sp. MSAK28401 DNA encodes the following proteins:
- a CDS encoding saccharopine dehydrogenase family protein, with amino-acid sequence MTTWLLYGATGYTGKLIAQEAVERGLRPVLAGRSKEKVQPIAKELGLEFRIFELNNQTARHLEGIDLVLHCAGPFEKTSKPMIHACLEADAHYLDITGEISVFEHTHSLHEEAQKKNIILCSGVGFDVIPTDCTALKLKQALPDAVELSLGFDSDSGISPGTMKTMVEGLGGGNIIRKDGQLTAVAIGKHQRMIDFGRGQKSAMAIPWGDVATAYYTTGIPNITAWIPTPKPAAKAARLLNMASPVLSSEKVKQALLKWIDRTVKGPDQQERAGSAAHIWGQATNADGVVKTCRIDTANVYDLTVYGALEVTQRLLSGDYPGGSWTPAALFGPDLLESLPGSGRFEIDSFYPGTAN; translated from the coding sequence ATGACTACATGGCTATTGTATGGAGCGACAGGCTATACAGGAAAATTGATTGCACAAGAAGCAGTCGAACGCGGATTGCGGCCTGTCTTGGCTGGGCGCAGCAAGGAAAAAGTACAGCCGATTGCCAAAGAACTTGGCTTGGAATTCCGCATTTTCGAATTGAATAATCAAACAGCTAGACATTTGGAGGGCATCGATCTCGTCTTGCATTGCGCAGGACCTTTCGAGAAGACCAGCAAACCGATGATCCACGCCTGCTTGGAAGCCGATGCCCATTATCTCGACATCACTGGGGAGATAAGTGTGTTCGAACATACCCACTCTTTGCACGAAGAAGCGCAAAAGAAAAATATCATTTTATGTTCTGGCGTAGGCTTTGACGTCATCCCGACTGACTGCACTGCCTTAAAGCTGAAACAAGCGTTGCCCGATGCCGTCGAGCTCTCACTTGGTTTCGATTCGGATTCTGGCATCTCTCCCGGCACGATGAAGACGATGGTCGAAGGGCTCGGCGGAGGCAATATCATCCGCAAAGATGGGCAGCTGACCGCTGTCGCGATCGGCAAACACCAGCGGATGATCGATTTCGGACGCGGCCAAAAATCCGCCATGGCGATTCCCTGGGGTGATGTGGCTACTGCTTATTACACCACCGGCATCCCCAATATCACGGCGTGGATTCCGACACCGAAACCCGCTGCCAAAGCGGCACGGCTCTTGAATATGGCGAGCCCAGTACTGTCTTCTGAAAAAGTGAAGCAAGCGTTGTTAAAATGGATTGATCGCACCGTGAAAGGGCCAGACCAGCAAGAGCGTGCCGGAAGCGCTGCGCACATTTGGGGACAAGCTACAAATGCAGACGGCGTGGTTAAAACGTGCCGGATCGATACCGCAAACGTCTATGATCTGACCGTTTACGGAGCGCTCGAAGTGACACAACGCTTACTGTCAGGCGACTACCCAGGCGGCAGTTGGACGCCAGCCGCATTGTTTGGCCCGGATCTGCTCGAAAGCCTGCCCGGCTCGGGACGCTTTGAAATCGACAGCTTTTATCCGGGCACCGCCAACTGA
- a CDS encoding NAD(P)/FAD-dependent oxidoreductase, with protein MLYDCAIIGGGPAGLNAALVLGRSRKNAVLFDDDNGRNLVTREAHGFITRDGICPEELKRLGHEEIRKYGSVKTENERVVNIDRISETHYELTTKSGKVFHSIKIIIAAGLKEELPNVPDIEKFYGTTLFSCPYCDGWEMRDQPLAVIADKKVFTLAKEVYTWSRDLAVFTNGEGRLEEEEKQKLLAKGIKVYEDTISGLEGENGKLKSVRLEDGTLIDRSAGFVTPLWSHATNFATELGCKQNEHGGILTDDYGRTNVWNVYAAGDASLIVPSQLVIAAGEGSAAAIGVCGDLINEYFDEM; from the coding sequence ATGCTATACGATTGTGCCATTATTGGCGGAGGGCCAGCGGGTTTAAATGCTGCGCTGGTGCTTGGCCGTTCGAGAAAGAATGCAGTATTATTTGATGATGACAATGGGCGCAATTTGGTGACCCGTGAAGCGCATGGGTTCATTACAAGAGACGGCATTTGCCCGGAAGAACTCAAGCGGCTCGGGCATGAGGAGATCCGCAAATACGGAAGCGTCAAAACGGAAAACGAGCGCGTCGTCAATATAGACCGCATTTCCGAGACACATTACGAATTGACGACCAAAAGCGGAAAGGTTTTTCATAGCATCAAAATCATCATCGCGGCGGGATTGAAAGAAGAACTGCCGAATGTGCCGGATATCGAGAAGTTTTACGGCACGACTCTATTCAGCTGCCCCTATTGTGATGGATGGGAAATGCGCGACCAGCCGCTTGCGGTCATTGCCGATAAAAAAGTATTTACTTTAGCGAAGGAAGTCTACACTTGGAGCCGGGACTTGGCGGTCTTCACGAACGGTGAAGGGCGTCTGGAAGAAGAGGAAAAGCAGAAATTGCTTGCCAAGGGAATCAAAGTTTATGAAGATACGATTTCCGGCCTGGAAGGGGAGAACGGCAAGCTGAAAAGCGTCCGGCTGGAAGATGGGACCTTGATCGACCGCAGTGCCGGTTTCGTTACGCCTTTATGGAGCCACGCCACCAATTTCGCCACAGAGCTCGGCTGCAAGCAAAACGAGCACGGCGGGATCTTGACAGATGATTACGGGCGCACGAATGTGTGGAATGTTTATGCGGCAGGAGACGCTTCACTGATCGTTCCGTCGCAGCTCGTCATCGCAGCGGGCGAAGGCAGTGCCGCAGCCATCGGGGTATGCGGGGATTTGATAAACGAATATTTCGATGAAATGTAG
- a CDS encoding nucleotide excision repair endonuclease — MINIQAPKADITITQRKQEIQDDEAVIKPLYGFIDLHEIPRDKGGIIQFFNHSGELLFVGKARKLRQRVKKHFEDNVSPLKNHRDEVHRIAVSIVEDPMEREIYETYLINTGKAKYNVDKVFYRD; from the coding sequence ATGATTAATATTCAAGCACCGAAAGCTGACATTACCATCACTCAGCGCAAACAAGAGATTCAAGACGATGAAGCAGTCATTAAACCGCTATACGGGTTTATTGACTTGCATGAAATCCCGCGCGACAAAGGCGGCATTATCCAATTCTTCAACCACAGCGGCGAGTTGCTGTTTGTCGGCAAAGCCCGCAAATTGCGCCAGCGCGTGAAAAAGCATTTTGAAGATAATGTCTCGCCATTGAAAAACCATCGCGATGAAGTCCATCGCATTGCGGTTTCCATCGTGGAAGACCCGATGGAACGCGAAATTTATGAGACTTACCTGATCAATACAGGAAAAGCGAAATACAACGTTGATAAAGTATTTTATCGCGACTAA
- the trpE gene encoding anthranilate synthase component I, producing the protein MRRDVQIKRVEGDSLTPIMVFNRLQGPYKCLLESSLKTSASGRYSFIAADPSKAFIGLKDQLEVVDYRSGERSTEQGRPLERIKELMPKDDRDIEGLPFTGGAIGYIGYDAIAAYEPVESARKDSLNMPDIHLQLYETIVVFDHVRHDVTVISFEGRANEIAEQLERTAEKEMGDQSETLNFHSTTTAERFREQVELAKQEIRKGEVFQLVLSQRLSADYQGDAFTLYRKLRKQNPSPYQFYIDFGDYAVVGASPESLLTIRGGEMVTNPIAGTRKRGKTEAEDTALENELLGDEKERAEHQMLVDLSRNDVGRVAKVGTVAIPKYMVIEKYQHVMHIVSEVTGELEGAMHPLDALVSCLPAGTVSGAPKVRALQLIQQFEEERRGVYGGAVGYLGFNGNLDVALAIRTFVVKDGTVHVQAGAGIVFDSEPQAEYEETLHKARSLTEVFG; encoded by the coding sequence ATGAGAAGAGATGTACAGATCAAGAGAGTAGAAGGAGACAGCTTGACGCCGATTATGGTGTTCAACCGCTTGCAAGGGCCATACAAATGCCTGCTGGAAAGCTCGCTGAAAACAAGCGCAAGCGGCCGCTATTCATTTATTGCGGCGGATCCGTCAAAAGCATTTATCGGATTGAAGGACCAGTTGGAAGTGGTCGATTACCGCAGCGGCGAGCGTTCAACAGAACAAGGGCGCCCGCTCGAGCGGATCAAGGAATTGATGCCGAAAGACGATCGCGATATCGAAGGCTTGCCGTTTACCGGTGGAGCAATCGGCTATATCGGCTATGATGCCATCGCGGCGTATGAACCCGTTGAGAGCGCCCGTAAAGATAGCCTGAACATGCCGGATATCCATTTGCAGCTATACGAAACAATCGTCGTGTTCGACCATGTCCGCCATGATGTGACGGTCATCTCGTTTGAAGGGCGTGCAAATGAGATCGCAGAACAGCTTGAGCGGACAGCGGAGAAAGAAATGGGCGACCAGTCGGAAACCTTAAATTTTCATTCTACAACGACGGCTGAACGGTTCCGCGAACAAGTCGAACTGGCCAAACAGGAAATCCGTAAAGGGGAAGTGTTCCAGTTGGTATTGTCGCAGCGTTTGTCTGCGGATTACCAGGGTGATGCTTTCACCTTATATCGGAAACTGCGCAAGCAAAATCCGTCGCCTTACCAATTTTATATCGACTTTGGCGACTATGCCGTCGTTGGCGCTTCGCCTGAAAGCCTATTGACGATCCGTGGCGGCGAGATGGTTACCAATCCCATCGCCGGCACAAGAAAACGTGGCAAGACCGAAGCGGAAGATACAGCGCTTGAGAATGAATTGCTGGGGGATGAAAAAGAGCGCGCAGAGCACCAAATGCTCGTTGACCTCAGCCGCAATGACGTCGGCCGCGTCGCAAAAGTCGGTACGGTCGCGATCCCGAAATACATGGTCATCGAGAAATACCAGCACGTCATGCACATCGTGTCGGAAGTGACCGGTGAACTAGAAGGCGCGATGCACCCGTTAGATGCGCTTGTTTCCTGCCTGCCGGCTGGCACGGTATCCGGCGCCCCGAAAGTGCGTGCGCTGCAGCTCATTCAACAGTTTGAAGAAGAGCGGCGCGGTGTCTACGGCGGCGCTGTCGGTTACCTCGGCTTCAACGGCAATCTCGATGTGGCGCTCGCCATCCGGACATTCGTTGTCAAAGACGGCACTGTCCACGTCCAGGCGGGAGCGGGCATCGTCTTCGATTCCGAACCGCAAGCCGAATATGAGGAAACGCTCCATAAAGCGCGTTCGTTGACGGAGGTGTTCGGATGA
- a CDS encoding anthranilate synthase component II — MILLIDHYDSFTYNIYQAIAGLGEEVEVVRYGQLSLDEIRGKQAQAIVLSPGPGHPRDVPESIELIRALHRDVPILGICLGQQLLGEAFGGRVTEAPVIRHGKVSELSHSGTDLFDGMEEHVPVMRYHSLAIEKASMPDCFDVQAEALDDGTVMAIKLKEYPVYGLQFHPESIGTPEGTDMMARFVELARESRLHTQQADRD, encoded by the coding sequence ATGATTCTATTAATCGATCATTACGATTCATTCACATATAATATCTATCAAGCGATTGCAGGTCTCGGTGAAGAAGTGGAAGTCGTGCGTTACGGTCAGTTGAGCCTGGATGAAATCCGCGGCAAACAAGCGCAAGCAATCGTTCTGTCTCCAGGGCCCGGCCATCCGAGAGATGTACCCGAATCGATCGAGTTGATCCGAGCGCTTCACCGCGATGTGCCGATCCTAGGCATCTGCCTCGGCCAGCAATTGCTCGGGGAAGCATTCGGAGGGCGTGTGACCGAAGCTCCGGTCATTCGTCACGGCAAAGTTTCCGAGCTGTCCCATAGCGGAACGGATTTGTTCGACGGCATGGAAGAGCACGTCCCGGTCATGCGCTATCATTCGCTGGCCATCGAAAAAGCATCCATGCCGGATTGTTTTGACGTGCAGGCGGAAGCGCTGGATGACGGCACCGTCATGGCAATCAAACTTAAAGAGTATCCGGTCTACGGACTGCAGTTCCATCCGGAATCGATCGGGACGCCGGAAGGCACCGATATGATGGCAAGATTTGTGGAACTTGCACGTGAAAGCCGGCTGCACACGCAACAAGCCGATCGTGATTAA
- a CDS encoding ABC transporter ATP-binding protein yields MSTQYKPAIHFQHVDYRIGDIEILNDITGSFPQGRITTLVGPSGAGKSTLLKLCNGLISPANGEIFVKDKAIGEYDPVELRRMVGMALQSAPMIRGTVYENLNLPLELQGQQLAKEQAVELLEDVGLKGDLLDRKVKELSGGQRQKVSIARTLVNKPEILLMDEITSSLDRASKLEVEELISKINRKYNTTIIWITHNLQQALEIGDYTWVMMDGQVVETGESSLLEDPQNGRVEEFVKGVVS; encoded by the coding sequence ATGAGCACCCAGTACAAACCTGCGATCCACTTTCAGCACGTGGATTATCGCATTGGAGACATAGAAATCTTAAACGATATTACCGGTTCATTTCCACAAGGCCGCATCACCACTCTAGTGGGGCCTTCTGGCGCCGGGAAGTCGACGCTGCTGAAATTATGCAATGGCCTTATATCGCCGGCGAACGGAGAAATTTTCGTGAAAGATAAAGCGATTGGCGAATACGATCCGGTGGAACTGCGCCGGATGGTCGGGATGGCGTTGCAGAGCGCGCCGATGATTAGGGGCACTGTCTACGAGAACTTGAATTTGCCTTTGGAATTGCAAGGGCAGCAATTGGCGAAAGAACAGGCTGTTGAATTGCTCGAGGATGTCGGTTTGAAAGGTGATTTGCTGGACCGTAAAGTAAAAGAGCTGTCAGGTGGGCAGCGCCAGAAAGTTTCCATCGCGAGAACGCTTGTCAACAAGCCGGAGATTCTCTTGATGGATGAAATCACTTCTTCGCTCGACCGCGCTTCAAAGCTTGAAGTGGAGGAATTAATCAGCAAAATCAACCGGAAATACAACACGACAATCATTTGGATTACCCATAATCTCCAGCAGGCACTCGAAATCGGTGATTACACATGGGTCATGATGGATGGCCAAGTGGTAGAAACCGGCGAGAGTTCACTGCTTGAAGATCCGCAAAATGGCCGTGTTGAAGAGTTCGTGAAAGGGGTGGTGTCATGA
- a CDS encoding dimethylarginine dimethylaminohydrolase family protein, producing MSTHAKPVPAADCRSEYDTLRHVLLCPPRFMEIRDVINDVQKRYKDENIDVTEALRQHTAFVDALAAEGVDTAFLEASEEYPEQVFTRDIGFTIGDTVFISEMAANVRQGEEQVLQNWLAEKGVRFKHLPGHRIEGGDVMVDQDTVFIGISSRTSEQAIEELQRHMPDFRIVPIQLNEKYLHLDCVFNILSPTEALIYPEALEQASIDMLSERYTLIAVETDEQFKLGTNVLSIGDRRVFSQPQNTKVNRQLRDHGFRVIESDFSEIIKSGGAFRCCTMPVARG from the coding sequence ATGTCTACACATGCCAAGCCAGTCCCAGCGGCCGATTGCCGCAGCGAATATGACACATTGCGCCACGTGCTCCTATGCCCACCACGTTTCATGGAAATTCGCGACGTTATTAATGATGTACAGAAGCGATACAAAGATGAAAACATTGACGTAACGGAAGCCTTACGACAGCATACTGCCTTTGTCGACGCACTAGCTGCAGAAGGCGTCGACACTGCTTTTTTGGAAGCCTCTGAAGAATATCCGGAGCAGGTATTTACACGTGATATTGGCTTTACGATCGGCGACACGGTCTTCATCAGCGAGATGGCCGCGAATGTCCGCCAAGGAGAAGAACAGGTGCTGCAGAACTGGCTCGCTGAAAAAGGCGTCCGCTTCAAGCATTTGCCAGGCCACCGCATCGAAGGCGGGGATGTCATGGTCGATCAGGATACAGTATTTATCGGCATCAGCAGCCGGACTTCCGAACAAGCGATTGAAGAATTGCAGCGGCATATGCCCGATTTCCGCATCGTCCCTATCCAGCTCAACGAAAAATACTTGCACCTCGATTGCGTTTTCAATATTTTATCGCCGACCGAAGCGCTTATTTATCCGGAAGCGCTGGAGCAAGCGTCCATTGACATGCTAAGTGAACGTTATACGCTGATTGCTGTCGAAACCGACGAACAATTCAAACTCGGCACGAATGTGCTGTCAATCGGCGACCGCCGCGTCTTCAGCCAGCCGCAAAACACCAAGGTCAATCGGCAGCTGCGCGACCACGGCTTCCGCGTGATCGAAAGCGATTTTTCAGAAATCATCAAATCCGGCGGCGCTTTCCGCTGCTGCACGATGCCTGTTGCTAGAGGCTAA
- a CDS encoding nuclear transport factor 2 family protein codes for MMIKPIKLAERFTDYVNEQNVDGVLSVTDHNVELISPGKSAAGHEMLAEWVKGSGMQLETLNKFAKGNRVIFEQLAKKQGEPGESHIFHYFEMDDNKIHRIGRFDERDEAFGESGLNESDQVK; via the coding sequence ATGATGATTAAACCGATCAAGCTCGCTGAACGCTTTACCGATTACGTCAATGAACAGAATGTCGACGGGGTTCTTTCCGTCACGGACCATAATGTTGAATTGATCAGTCCCGGAAAATCAGCCGCAGGCCACGAAATGCTTGCCGAATGGGTGAAAGGGTCTGGCATGCAGTTGGAGACGCTCAACAAATTCGCCAAAGGCAATCGGGTCATCTTCGAACAGCTCGCCAAAAAACAAGGCGAGCCGGGAGAATCCCACATCTTCCATTATTTTGAGATGGACGATAATAAAATCCATCGCATTGGGCGCTTTGATGAACGGGATGAAGCTTTCGGGGAAAGCGGGTTGAACGAGAGCGATCAAGTGAAGTGA
- a CDS encoding ABC transporter permease, whose amino-acid sequence MSYWALSLTLIFVLIPLLLSKTLNLGLGRDMTVATIRSIIQLLAVGYVLKFVFDSESLLYIFLMVALMIVAATHNAQKKGAAIQGITWKIAVTLIFVEVLTQGILIGFNITPATAQYIIPISGMVVGNSMVLSILFLNRFTAEVEDHQDQTELILSLGGTPKQAIHRQLINSIKASMIPTIESQKTVGLVQLPGMMSGQIIAGADPIQAVQFQLLIMFLLLTTAAVTSVFLGYLSYPTLFNKRMQLLKG is encoded by the coding sequence ATGAGTTATTGGGCTTTATCACTGACGCTCATTTTTGTCCTCATCCCGCTATTATTATCGAAAACCTTAAATTTGGGGCTCGGCCGCGATATGACGGTCGCAACAATCCGTTCGATCATCCAGCTGCTCGCTGTCGGATATGTCTTGAAATTTGTCTTCGACTCCGAAAGCCTGCTTTACATCTTCTTGATGGTGGCACTGATGATCGTTGCAGCCACCCATAACGCACAGAAAAAAGGCGCAGCCATCCAGGGGATTACGTGGAAAATTGCTGTTACCTTGATCTTTGTGGAAGTATTGACGCAAGGAATCCTGATCGGCTTTAATATTACACCGGCTACGGCGCAATACATCATTCCCATCAGCGGCATGGTGGTCGGGAACTCGATGGTGCTGTCGATTCTCTTCTTAAACCGTTTCACCGCGGAAGTCGAAGACCATCAAGATCAGACCGAATTGATCCTATCGCTCGGTGGAACGCCGAAACAGGCCATTCACCGCCAATTGATCAATTCGATCAAGGCAAGCATGATTCCGACGATCGAAAGCCAGAAAACGGTCGGACTCGTCCAACTGCCAGGCATGATGAGCGGGCAGATCATCGCCGGGGCAGACCCGATACAAGCTGTGCAATTCCAGTTGCTCATTATGTTCCTGTTATTGACGACAGCTGCAGTAACGAGCGTTTTCCTCGGATACTTATCCTATCCAACCTTGTTCAATAAACGCATGCAATTATTAAAAGGCTGA
- a CDS encoding SurA N-terminal domain-containing protein: MIKKMTFVFAPFALALVLGACSDNEESTANEEAAAPETEQAEGTEEAAGTEEAAPAESALDLPEEDAVVAVVNGEEIQGKVYNSVARQFESTLASQGQDPSTEENLQLIEDEAMSVVIGNAVLLQDAKEKGHEADDAVVEERMEELKANFEDEEAMNEALAETGFTLEEMEEQLREQLVYESYMEEEIDSPEVTDEEVQAAYDQFVESSEEEAPAFEEMEPTIRQSLQEQKDQEATFARVEELREEAEVEVKL; the protein is encoded by the coding sequence ATGATTAAAAAAATGACATTTGTTTTTGCCCCATTCGCCCTCGCTTTAGTGCTCGGCGCATGTTCTGATAATGAAGAATCTACCGCAAACGAAGAAGCAGCGGCTCCAGAGACCGAACAGGCTGAAGGCACTGAGGAAGCAGCGGGAACCGAGGAAGCAGCACCTGCTGAATCGGCACTTGACCTTCCTGAAGAAGACGCCGTCGTAGCAGTTGTCAACGGCGAAGAAATCCAAGGCAAAGTGTACAATAGCGTCGCCCGCCAGTTCGAATCGACATTGGCTTCACAAGGACAGGATCCGTCAACTGAAGAGAACCTTCAATTGATCGAAGACGAAGCGATGTCTGTCGTCATTGGAAACGCTGTTCTATTGCAGGATGCCAAGGAAAAAGGCCACGAAGCCGATGATGCTGTCGTAGAAGAACGCATGGAAGAATTGAAAGCTAACTTCGAGGATGAAGAAGCCATGAACGAGGCACTCGCTGAAACGGGCTTTACTCTTGAAGAAATGGAAGAGCAATTGCGTGAACAGCTTGTCTACGAAAGCTATATGGAAGAAGAAATCGATTCACCTGAAGTAACGGATGAAGAAGTCCAGGCGGCTTATGACCAATTCGTTGAAAGCTCGGAAGAAGAAGCACCGGCTTTTGAAGAGATGGAACCGACCATCCGCCAATCATTGCAAGAGCAAAAAGACCAGGAAGCTACTTTCGCGCGTGTAGAGGAATTGCGTGAAGAAGCTGAAGTCGAAGTAAAACTTTAA
- the hisC gene encoding histidinol-phosphate transaminase codes for MANLENIKARKTLDQIQPYSPGKPIWEVQEELGLERVIKLASNENPLGPSKKAVAAIEQGVLGLNRYPDADASDLKMAIAEEHGVEKNQVIPTNGADELITLISEAFLEQGDEIIVPDPSFSEYDFGAHIMGAKVVKVPFAQGFSFDVDAMIAAVTDKTKIIYICSPNNPTGTYMKKQHVQKLLDAVGDILVVFDAAYSHYADADDYTDGTEFIRQGYPLLTLKTFSKIYGIAGVRVGFGIAADSIITSILKVKEPFNVNTLAQLAATAAVTDHEHVTQSREANSRGREYLYEAFEELGLPYTKSMANFVLVKLGDEGEALYQDLMKKGVIVRYGKGWGLPEYVRVSVGTEEENEFFVQALRELIQK; via the coding sequence ATGGCGAATTTGGAGAATATCAAAGCACGCAAAACCTTGGATCAAATCCAGCCTTACTCACCAGGCAAGCCGATTTGGGAAGTGCAGGAAGAACTGGGCTTGGAGCGCGTCATTAAGTTGGCGTCCAATGAAAACCCGCTTGGCCCGTCGAAAAAAGCTGTCGCGGCCATCGAACAAGGCGTTCTTGGCTTGAACCGCTACCCGGATGCGGATGCCAGTGATCTGAAAATGGCAATCGCCGAAGAACATGGCGTCGAAAAGAACCAAGTCATTCCGACAAACGGTGCGGACGAGTTGATCACGCTCATCTCGGAAGCGTTTCTCGAACAGGGCGATGAAATCATCGTACCGGATCCATCATTCAGCGAATACGATTTTGGCGCGCATATCATGGGCGCGAAAGTCGTAAAAGTGCCGTTTGCACAAGGCTTCTCATTTGATGTCGATGCCATGATCGCGGCAGTGACCGACAAGACGAAAATTATTTACATCTGCTCGCCAAACAATCCGACCGGCACTTATATGAAGAAACAGCATGTCCAGAAATTATTGGACGCTGTGGGAGACATATTGGTGGTCTTTGACGCGGCGTATAGCCATTACGCGGATGCGGACGATTACACGGACGGCACCGAATTCATTCGCCAAGGCTATCCGTTGTTGACTCTGAAAACCTTCTCGAAAATCTATGGCATCGCCGGAGTGCGCGTCGGTTTCGGCATTGCGGCGGATTCGATCATCACATCGATCCTGAAAGTGAAAGAGCCCTTCAATGTCAATACGCTGGCACAACTCGCTGCGACGGCGGCAGTGACAGACCACGAACACGTGACGCAATCCCGCGAGGCGAATAGCCGCGGGCGCGAGTATCTATATGAAGCATTTGAAGAACTTGGCCTCCCGTATACAAAGAGCATGGCGAACTTTGTATTGGTCAAATTGGGCGATGAAGGAGAAGCGCTTTACCAAGACCTCATGAAAAAAGGTGTTATCGTCCGCTACGGAAAAGGCTGGGGCCTTCCGGAATACGTCAGGGTTTCAGTCGGCACAGAAGAAGAAAACGAATTCTTCGTCCAAGCATTGCGTGAATTGATCCAAAAATAA
- a CDS encoding SDR family oxidoreductase has protein sequence MNVLVIGANGQVGRNIVEELNEKGHDAVAMIRKEEQREEMEKRGAKKIVLGDLEKDFSHAFDDVDAVIFAAGSGPKTGADKTLTIDLWGSVKAADYAKQKGVKRFVQLGSVGSDDPDAGGEEMKPYLVAKRTADDLLEQSGLDYTIVRPGPLSDEDKTNHIEASSEGFKSFEGRSIPRADVARTLAEVVDRKNTYGKVFEILQGEAEIAQELDRL, from the coding sequence ATGAACGTATTAGTTATCGGAGCAAATGGCCAAGTGGGCCGCAATATTGTAGAAGAACTAAATGAAAAAGGCCATGACGCGGTCGCGATGATTCGCAAAGAAGAGCAGCGCGAAGAAATGGAAAAACGCGGCGCGAAGAAAATCGTCCTTGGCGACTTGGAAAAAGACTTCAGCCATGCATTCGATGATGTCGATGCAGTCATTTTCGCAGCAGGTTCAGGCCCGAAAACAGGTGCTGACAAAACATTGACTATCGATCTGTGGGGCTCTGTCAAAGCAGCTGACTATGCGAAGCAAAAAGGCGTCAAACGCTTCGTTCAGCTCGGCTCAGTCGGATCTGATGACCCGGATGCTGGCGGCGAGGAAATGAAACCTTACCTGGTAGCTAAGCGCACAGCGGACGACCTTCTTGAACAGAGCGGTCTTGACTATACCATTGTACGCCCAGGCCCATTATCTGATGAAGATAAGACAAATCATATCGAAGCTTCTTCTGAAGGCTTTAAATCCTTTGAAGGCCGCTCGATTCCACGCGCAGATGTAGCACGCACACTCGCTGAAGTGGTTGATCGTAAAAATACCTACGGAAAAGTCTTTGAGATCCTTCAAGGCGAAGCTGAAATCGCCCAGGAACTCGACCGCCTGTAA
- a CDS encoding DUF6509 family protein, giving the protein MEIINYEVEKLQDPTGILKGERYEYTMAIKVDEEDELYRPGGLDLRLILAVEDGNARIADYHFIDNDSEKPLDFALDEEEEQEVLAFCKERLAE; this is encoded by the coding sequence ATGGAAATCATTAATTACGAAGTGGAAAAATTGCAAGACCCGACCGGCATCCTAAAAGGTGAACGTTATGAGTATACGATGGCGATCAAAGTGGACGAGGAAGACGAACTATATCGCCCGGGCGGACTTGATTTGCGCCTGATCCTGGCGGTAGAAGACGGCAATGCGCGCATCGCTGATTATCATTTTATCGATAATGACAGTGAGAAGCCGCTTGATTTTGCGTTGGATGAAGAGGAAGAACAGGAAGTTTTGGCTTTTTGCAAAGAGCGTCTCGCTGAATAG